One window of the Salminus brasiliensis chromosome 1, fSalBra1.hap2, whole genome shotgun sequence genome contains the following:
- the LOC140555577 gene encoding testis-specific serine/threonine-protein kinase 2-like, protein METTKVLRSLGYEVLDDLGAGVFGNVKLATSDRHPNLVAIKIMDRKQMTPHVVSKFLPRELAIIKRVRHPHIIQVHEMFEMANGQVFVVMEAASMNLVEKVEQHLIPIDQAKQWFAQIVDAMVYLHEQDIVHRDLKCENVLLTADNQVKITDFGFSRISKGFPELSDTFCGSPFYAAPEVIMSKAYDPKKSDVWSLGVILYVMVVGCLPFYDSSWKNLPSFQSEPLAYPEGTGVEEKCHDFISYMLEFDPATRPSMAEVAQHPWLESTHSSPSSSKTDDHECEGQDGESRASSQQDVNPLDESQASCSGSEVDTLTSQDGRYEYLMLQEDSSGAGASLTCQNVEDVGEESGCRPLSAAVERAANARTSIIEPILKASRSLRQRMKKFFKRNFEVHDSSATPLQEACNSASSTEAPALPSSEQTCGDKQRTKRLRLPKFKLCVVCLEEEGVYLEKEGVCLEEEGVYLEEGGVYLEDGVVYLEEGGVYLEEGVVCLEEGACHSASSTEAPARPSSEQRCEDKQRTKRLRFPKFKILKKTSRVLPL, encoded by the exons ATGGAAACCACTAAAGTCTTAAGAAGCTTGGGGTACGAGGTCCTGGATGACCTCGGTGCAGGGGTTTTCGGCAACGTTAAGCTGGCCACCTCAGATAGGCACCCAAACCTAGTGGCCATTAAAATTATGGACCGCAAGCAGATGACACCTCATGTTGTTTCAAAATTCCTGCCCCGGGAACTCGCCATAATCAAAAGAGTGAGGCACCCTCATATTATTCAGGTGCATGAGATGTTTGAAATGGCTAATGGACAGGTGTTTGTTGTGATGGAGGCTGCCTCGATGAATCTCGTCGAAAAGGTCGAACAACACCTCATCCCTATCGACCAGGCCAAGCAGTGGTTTGCGCAGATCGTCGATGCCATGGTGTATCTGCATGAGCAGGACATAGTCCATCGTGACCTGAAATGCGAAAATGTTCTACTGACCGCTGACAACCAGGTCAAAATAACAGACTTTGGTTTCAGCCGCATTTCAAAAGGATTCCCTGAGCTGAGTGATACGTTTTGTGGCTCTCCCTTCTACGCTGCCCCTGAGGTGATCATGTCCAAGGCCTACGATCCAAAGAAGAGTGACGTGTGGAGCCTGGGAGTCATTCTTTATGTTATGGTCGTCGGGTGCTTGCCCTTCTACGACTCCAGTTGGAAAAACCTCCCATCGTTTCAGTCCGAACCACTGGCGTACCCAGAAGGGACTGGAGTGGAGGAGAAGTGTCACGACTTCATTTCCTACATGCTGGAATTCGATCCTGCCACTCGGCCTTCGATGGCAGAAGTGGCACAGCACCCTTGGCTCGAATCCACACACAGCAgtccctcctcctccaaaacTGACGATCATGAGTGTGAAGGTCAGGATGGTGAAAGCAGAGCAAGTTCTCAGCAAGACGTCAACCCACTTGACGAGTCCCAGGCCTCTTGCTCTGGCAGtgaggtagacacactcacatcTCAAGACGGCAGGTACGAGTATCTGATGCTGCAGGAGGACAGCAGTGGAGCTGGTGCAAGTCTGACTTGCCAAAACGTAGAGGATGTGGGGGAGGAGTCTGGCTGCCGACCACTTAGTGCTGCAGTTGAAAGGGCAGCCAATGCTCGCACTAGTATTATAGAACCCATTCTCAAAGCCTCCCGGTCTCTTCGGCAGAGAATGAAGAAGTTTTTCAAGAGGAACTTTGAGGTGCATGACTCTTCCGCTACTCCCCTGCAGGAAGCTTGTAATTCTGCTTCCTCTACTGAAGCTCCTGCTCTTCCAAGTTCTGAGCAGACATGTGGGGATAAGCAGAGAACCAAGAGACTGAGACTCCCCAAGTTTAAGTTAT gtgtagtgtgcctggaggaagaagGAGTGTACCTGGAGAAAGAAGGAGTGTGCTTGGAGGAAGAAGGAGTGTACCTGGAGGAAGGAGGAGTGTACCTGGAGGATGGAGTAGTGTACCTGGAGGAAGGAGGAGTGTACCTGGAAgaaggagtagtgtgcctggaagaa